In the genome of Eggerthella sp. YY7918, one region contains:
- the rpoD gene encoding RNA polymerase sigma factor RpoD, producing the protein MAQSSKNKAAEPEKNNEKAPIENEEVLDDMSDDIDGDEIDSPVDVTGVIDDTDTIEDKLTDGLAEDAEDEDLLEGIPEEELKATVDVQLPKVSSKSKVRSARKRSADAGITVLTGDPVRMYLKEIGKVPLLTAAEEIDLAMKIEAGVAATEELEKAEDEGIELERREKRRLGRIEQVGIDAKQQLIEANLRLVVSIAKRYVGRGMLFLDLIQEGNLGLIRAVEKFDYTKGFKFSTYATWWIRQAITRAIADQARTIRIPVHMVETINKLVRIQRQLLQELGREPSPEEIGKEMGLPAERVREIQKISQEPVSLETPIGEEEDSQLGDFIEDDAAVVPPDAASFSMLQEQLSKVLDGLAERERKVIALRFGLEDGHPRTLEEVGREFGVTRERIRQIESKTLAKLRHPSRSSKLKDYLED; encoded by the coding sequence GTGGCCCAATCTTCGAAGAACAAAGCAGCAGAACCTGAGAAGAACAACGAGAAAGCCCCGATCGAAAACGAAGAAGTTTTAGACGATATGTCTGATGACATTGATGGCGATGAAATTGATTCTCCCGTCGACGTAACGGGGGTCATCGATGATACCGACACCATCGAAGATAAACTCACTGACGGTCTTGCCGAAGATGCCGAGGATGAGGACTTGCTTGAGGGAATTCCCGAGGAAGAGCTCAAGGCAACCGTTGATGTGCAATTGCCGAAGGTGAGCAGCAAAAGCAAGGTGCGCAGCGCGCGCAAGCGAAGCGCCGATGCGGGCATTACGGTACTTACTGGCGACCCGGTGCGTATGTACCTCAAGGAAATCGGCAAGGTGCCGCTGCTTACCGCTGCCGAGGAAATCGACCTGGCCATGAAGATCGAAGCCGGCGTCGCTGCCACTGAGGAATTGGAAAAGGCAGAGGACGAGGGCATCGAACTTGAGCGTCGCGAAAAGCGCCGTCTTGGTCGTATCGAGCAGGTGGGCATCGACGCGAAACAGCAACTCATCGAGGCGAACCTGCGTCTTGTGGTATCCATTGCCAAGCGTTATGTGGGTCGCGGCATGCTGTTTTTGGATCTCATCCAAGAGGGCAATCTCGGCCTTATCCGTGCAGTTGAGAAGTTCGACTACACGAAGGGCTTCAAGTTCTCCACGTATGCCACCTGGTGGATTCGCCAGGCTATCACGCGCGCCATCGCGGACCAGGCGCGCACCATCCGTATTCCCGTTCACATGGTGGAAACCATCAATAAACTTGTGCGCATTCAGCGCCAACTGCTTCAAGAGCTGGGCCGCGAGCCTTCTCCTGAAGAGATTGGTAAAGAGATGGGCCTGCCCGCCGAGCGCGTGCGTGAAATCCAGAAGATTTCTCAGGAGCCGGTAAGCCTGGAAACGCCCATCGGCGAGGAAGAGGATTCTCAGCTGGGCGATTTCATCGAGGACGACGCTGCTGTGGTGCCGCCCGACGCTGCCAGCTTCAGCATGCTGCAAGAGCAGCTGAGCAAGGTGCTGGACGGTTTGGCCGAGCGCGAGCGCAAGGTTATCGCGTTGCGCTTTGGGCTGGAGGACGGTCACCCGCGCACGCTTGAGGAAGTGGGCCGCGAGTTCGGTGTTACGCGTGAACGTATTCGTCAGATCGAAAGCAAAACGCTCGCGAAGCTGCGTCATCCGTCGCGCTCCTCGAAGCTTAAAGACTATCTGGAAGATTAG
- the rlmKL gene encoding bifunctional 23S rRNA (guanine(2069)-N(7))-methyltransferase RlmK/23S rRNA (guanine(2445)-N(2))-methyltransferase RlmL, protein MENKNLELFASCLAGLEAPLAEELKRLGIKRVRPLGGGVAFYGDVRQALSACLWSRLASRILVVVGRVDARDAQSLYQGVRALRWEDVIVAGASIALRAHGMNNELRNTKFTALKVKDAVCDQLLETRGVRPDVDTATPDALIDVRVHEGKATVSLDLAGESLYRRSYLSDDDTQDASLSCALAAGVLALADWRDRFAGGAALVDPACGDGMLVVEAASMACDQAPGLVRDHWGFFGWALSEPEVFNELISEADERFERGLLRVVGEEALEPAASTPPDIARVRIAGASTSSPAIARARMHAKRAGLRQVVSVEQADAQSVGELVERVSSVAEQAAPDGTPRCVVACELPGAERMQSEARAQAEAAAFIAAASSAPAASLFAVAGEKGIEARFGVEPVVRTEIGRERLATEVLVFDEAPRGTVTVVVPDSAGGAEHRVDVLESSSEQFAARLRKVAKERRKWARREGVSCYRVYDADLPDYAVAIDVYPGAGEASGNLYLHIAEYAAPSSIDPGKAQRRYDDVLALAPVVLGVRPDHVFSKVRRRDKGGGQYREARRRSYVTQVQEDGYIFEVDLAGYLDTGLFLDHRLTRELVGAKAKGKRFLNLFAYTGTASVHAAGGGAQSTTTVDLSQTYLDWAARNMAANGFAGDTHTFERGDTMAWITEARRAGRRFDLVFVDPPTFSNSKAMGKRTWDVQRDHVELLIGVSRLLSEEGEVIFSCNLRTFKPDEEALAKYGVVLEDITAQTIPHDFERNPRIHKCYLARRS, encoded by the coding sequence ATGGAAAACAAAAACCTTGAACTGTTTGCGAGTTGCCTTGCGGGCTTAGAGGCTCCGCTCGCTGAGGAATTGAAGCGTCTTGGCATCAAGCGTGTACGCCCCCTTGGCGGGGGCGTCGCTTTTTACGGCGATGTGCGTCAGGCGCTGTCCGCGTGCCTCTGGTCCCGTCTTGCTTCGCGCATACTTGTTGTTGTGGGTCGTGTGGACGCTCGCGACGCACAGAGTCTTTATCAGGGGGTACGGGCGCTTCGGTGGGAAGATGTGATCGTGGCGGGCGCGAGTATAGCACTGCGGGCGCACGGCATGAACAACGAGCTGCGCAATACGAAGTTCACTGCGCTTAAGGTGAAGGACGCGGTGTGCGATCAGTTGCTTGAGACACGCGGCGTACGGCCGGATGTGGACACGGCAACGCCCGATGCGCTTATCGACGTGCGTGTGCATGAAGGAAAGGCCACGGTGTCGCTTGATTTGGCGGGGGAGTCGCTCTACCGACGGAGCTATCTGAGTGACGACGACACTCAGGATGCATCGCTTTCGTGTGCACTTGCGGCAGGGGTTCTTGCTTTGGCGGATTGGCGCGATCGGTTTGCGGGCGGCGCAGCGCTTGTCGATCCTGCCTGCGGTGACGGTATGCTCGTGGTAGAGGCTGCTTCGATGGCGTGCGATCAGGCGCCGGGCCTCGTGCGTGATCACTGGGGCTTCTTCGGATGGGCTCTTTCAGAACCCGAGGTGTTCAACGAGCTCATCAGCGAAGCCGACGAGCGGTTTGAGCGCGGCCTTTTGCGGGTAGTAGGGGAGGAAGCGCTTGAGCCTGCTGCGTCGACTCCGCCGGATATCGCTCGGGTGCGTATTGCCGGCGCCTCAACGTCGTCTCCGGCTATTGCGCGCGCCCGCATGCATGCAAAGCGCGCAGGACTGCGGCAGGTGGTTTCGGTAGAACAGGCCGATGCGCAGTCGGTGGGCGAACTGGTTGAACGGGTGAGCTCAGTTGCTGAACAAGCGGCGCCTGATGGCACGCCGCGCTGCGTTGTTGCCTGTGAACTGCCGGGAGCAGAACGTATGCAGTCCGAAGCGCGCGCTCAGGCCGAGGCGGCGGCGTTTATTGCTGCGGCGTCAAGTGCTCCTGCAGCATCGCTTTTTGCCGTTGCGGGAGAGAAGGGGATCGAGGCGCGTTTCGGTGTCGAGCCTGTTGTACGTACGGAAATCGGCCGTGAACGCCTCGCTACAGAGGTGCTTGTGTTCGACGAAGCCCCTCGCGGTACAGTGACCGTCGTGGTGCCCGATTCGGCGGGCGGGGCCGAGCATCGCGTCGATGTGCTCGAATCCTCTTCTGAGCAGTTTGCGGCGCGTCTGCGCAAAGTGGCTAAGGAGCGGCGCAAATGGGCGCGACGCGAGGGCGTATCATGCTATCGCGTCTACGATGCCGACCTTCCCGATTATGCGGTGGCGATCGACGTGTATCCGGGCGCAGGCGAAGCGTCAGGCAACCTCTATCTTCACATTGCCGAATATGCAGCGCCTTCCTCCATCGATCCCGGCAAAGCGCAGCGTCGTTACGATGACGTGCTCGCTTTGGCTCCCGTTGTGCTGGGTGTTCGCCCCGACCACGTGTTTTCCAAGGTGCGTCGCCGCGACAAAGGCGGCGGTCAGTACCGCGAAGCGCGGCGACGTTCCTATGTTACCCAGGTGCAGGAGGATGGCTATATCTTCGAGGTCGACCTTGCGGGATACCTGGATACAGGACTGTTCCTGGACCATCGGCTTACCCGTGAATTGGTCGGCGCGAAGGCGAAGGGCAAACGTTTTCTCAATCTGTTCGCTTATACTGGCACGGCAAGCGTGCATGCCGCGGGCGGGGGTGCACAAAGTACGACAACGGTGGATTTGTCGCAAACGTACCTCGATTGGGCTGCCCGCAATATGGCTGCAAACGGGTTTGCAGGCGATACACACACGTTTGAACGCGGTGACACTATGGCGTGGATCACCGAGGCGCGCCGTGCCGGTCGCCGCTTTGACCTCGTGTTTGTCGATCCGCCTACGTTCTCCAATTCAAAGGCTATGGGTAAACGTACCTGGGATGTGCAACGCGATCACGTGGAGTTGCTCATCGGCGTATCGCGCTTGTTGTCGGAGGAGGGCGAAGTTATCTTCTCGTGCAACCTGCGAACCTTTAAGCCTGACGAGGAGGCGCTTGCAAAGTACGGAGTGGTTCTTGAAGACATCACTGCGCAGACCATTCCCCATGACTTCGAGCGCAACCCTCGTATCCACAAATGCTATTTGGCAAGGCGCTCCTGA
- a CDS encoding YitT family protein, which produces MATTKTIVMRACLLSVGILIMSAGIALITKTYLGTSPISSFGYVLSIAFPQISYGVFMTAWNIVLLLGQVVILRRNFRASALLQLPISVLFSIGLDGFSYLFSFVRPETYPGLLVMLFCGIAMLAFGVSCTVVANIVMSSGEAFVWAITSTTGWNFGHTKIGFDLFSVALAAVASWFLLGSIQGIREGTLAAAIFTGLFANVFIRLMGGAREPLPKRSSSDQKHDTNQELSQERLAK; this is translated from the coding sequence ATGGCAACTACCAAAACAATAGTGATGCGAGCCTGTCTGTTGTCAGTGGGCATCCTCATCATGTCTGCCGGCATTGCGCTTATCACCAAAACCTATCTGGGGACCTCACCCATATCGTCGTTCGGCTATGTGTTAAGCATCGCCTTTCCCCAGATATCGTACGGCGTTTTTATGACTGCTTGGAATATCGTGCTTTTGCTTGGTCAGGTAGTTATTTTACGGCGCAACTTCAGGGCTTCGGCGCTGCTACAGCTGCCCATCTCGGTCCTTTTCAGCATCGGACTTGACGGGTTTAGCTATCTGTTTTCCTTTGTTCGCCCTGAAACATACCCGGGGCTGCTTGTCATGCTGTTTTGCGGTATAGCGATGCTTGCCTTCGGCGTATCGTGCACCGTGGTCGCAAACATTGTTATGAGCAGCGGCGAGGCATTTGTGTGGGCCATCACCAGCACAACGGGATGGAATTTCGGGCACACCAAAATTGGATTTGACCTTTTCAGCGTGGCGCTTGCCGCCGTGGCATCATGGTTTCTGCTCGGAAGTATCCAAGGTATTCGCGAAGGCACGTTGGCGGCCGCAATCTTCACGGGACTGTTCGCCAATGTCTTCATCAGGCTTATGGGCGGCGCACGCGAGCCTTTGCCCAAACGCTCATCATCAGATCAGAAACACGACACCAATCAAGAGCTCTCTCAGGAGCGCCTTGCCAAATAG